From a single Oceanobacillus kimchii X50 genomic region:
- a CDS encoding PHP domain-containing protein produces the protein MYWIDYHHHTNNSFDSKAVMDEVCAKAVEKGIDEICFTEHFSVNPKAPTYGHMDFKKYISDIQHAKSKWQDKLNIKMGIELCEPHLMKDEYKEALNVVEFDFILGSIHNIKEEKLRHYLFDKENHTAYLGYFEEVLKLIT, from the coding sequence ATGTACTGGATTGATTATCATCATCACACAAATAATTCTTTTGATTCTAAAGCAGTTATGGATGAAGTATGTGCGAAGGCAGTCGAGAAAGGTATCGATGAAATTTGTTTTACAGAGCATTTTTCAGTGAATCCGAAAGCACCAACATATGGACATATGGATTTCAAAAAATATATTTCAGATATTCAACATGCAAAATCGAAATGGCAAGATAAGCTCAATATTAAGATGGGGATAGAACTATGTGAACCGCACTTGATGAAGGATGAATATAAGGAAGCATTAAATGTGGTTGAATTTGATTTTATATTAGGATCTATACATAATATCAAAGAAGAAAAATTGAGACATTATTTATTTGATAAAGAAAATCACACAGCTTATTTAGGTTATTTTGAAGAAGTATTAAAACTAATAACATAA
- a CDS encoding glycoside hydrolase family 1 protein, protein MTEQNYQFPDGFWWGSATSATQIEGAANQYGKGQNIWDHWYNVQPERFYNQVGPEHTSDFYHRYKEDIALMKEFGHNSFRLSISWSRLIPDGIGNVNEEAVSFYNNVIDELIANDIEPFVNLFHFDMPLPMQEIGGWENREVIKMYQQYAKKAFELFGDRVKRWFTFNEPIVPVEGGYLYNFHYPNVVDAKRAIQVAYHTIIAHATAVQTFRELNVTNGKIGIILNLTPSYPRSEHKADQKAAHIADLFFNRSFLDPAVLGEYPEDLINLLKEHDHLPQTEDGDAILIKENTIDILGVNYYQPRRVKAKEYLPNPYSPFMPDWFFDSYEMPGRRMNEYRGWEIYEKGIYDIMINLKENYHNIESFISENGMGVQGEERFLENGQIQDDYRITFIQDHLKWLHQAITEGCNAKGYHLWTTMDNWSWSNAYKNRYGFFSVNIDTMERTPKKSAYWFKQISEQNGFQA, encoded by the coding sequence ATGACGGAGCAAAACTATCAATTTCCTGACGGATTCTGGTGGGGCAGTGCAACTTCAGCAACACAGATCGAAGGAGCTGCAAATCAATATGGAAAAGGACAAAATATATGGGATCATTGGTATAACGTACAGCCTGAACGATTTTACAATCAAGTTGGCCCAGAACATACATCTGACTTTTACCATCGCTATAAAGAAGACATTGCTTTAATGAAAGAATTTGGACATAACTCGTTTCGTCTATCTATTTCTTGGTCGCGATTAATCCCAGATGGGATTGGTAATGTAAATGAAGAAGCTGTTTCCTTCTATAATAATGTTATCGATGAATTAATTGCCAATGATATTGAACCTTTTGTTAATCTATTTCACTTTGATATGCCCCTGCCAATGCAAGAAATTGGTGGATGGGAAAACCGTGAAGTTATTAAAATGTATCAACAATATGCGAAGAAGGCATTTGAACTATTTGGCGATCGCGTAAAAAGATGGTTTACCTTTAACGAACCAATTGTACCAGTTGAAGGCGGATATTTATATAATTTTCATTATCCAAATGTAGTGGATGCAAAAAGAGCAATCCAAGTTGCCTACCATACTATAATTGCTCATGCGACTGCAGTTCAAACATTTAGAGAATTGAATGTTACAAATGGAAAAATTGGCATTATCCTAAACCTAACACCTTCTTATCCAAGAAGTGAACACAAAGCTGATCAAAAAGCTGCGCATATCGCTGATTTATTCTTTAATCGCAGCTTTTTAGATCCTGCTGTACTTGGCGAGTACCCAGAAGATTTAATTAACCTTTTAAAAGAACATGATCACCTTCCGCAAACAGAGGATGGGGATGCAATACTAATCAAAGAAAATACGATTGATATTTTAGGTGTGAATTACTACCAACCTAGAAGAGTAAAGGCAAAAGAGTATTTGCCGAATCCGTATAGTCCTTTTATGCCTGATTGGTTTTTTGATTCCTATGAAATGCCAGGAAGGCGTATGAATGAATATCGTGGATGGGAAATCTATGAAAAAGGAATCTATGATATTATGATCAATCTAAAAGAAAATTATCATAATATCGAATCATTTATTTCAGAGAATGGGATGGGTGTTCAAGGAGAAGAACGCTTTCTTGAAAACGGACAAATTCAAGATGATTACCGTATCACCTTTATACAAGATCATTTGAAGTGGCTACATCAAGCAATCACTGAAGGTTGTAATGCAAAAGGCTATCACCTTTGGACTACAATGGATAACTGGTCATGGTCAAATGCTTATAAGAATCGCTACGGTTTCTTTTCTGTAAATATTGATACGATGGAAAGAACTCCAAAGAAAAGCGCCTATTGGTTTAAACAAATAAGTGAACAAAATGGATTTCAGGCATAG
- a CDS encoding PTS sugar transporter subunit IIA — MFKKLFKKKEKEPKEITIVAPITGEIIPLEDVPDPVFSQKMMGDGVAVKPSEGEVVSPVDGEIIQVFPTKHAIGIQTENDAEILIHIGLDTVNLDGKGFTAHVNDGDRVKVGDTLMSFDIALIEENASSSITPIIISNTADVREVKTLKATKVIAGENQILQVVN; from the coding sequence ATGTTTAAGAAATTATTTAAAAAGAAAGAGAAAGAACCAAAAGAAATTACGATAGTTGCACCGATCACGGGTGAAATCATACCATTAGAAGATGTTCCTGACCCAGTCTTTTCACAAAAGATGATGGGTGATGGTGTTGCAGTGAAGCCTTCTGAAGGGGAAGTAGTTTCCCCTGTTGATGGTGAGATTATACAAGTATTTCCAACTAAACATGCAATTGGTATTCAAACAGAAAATGATGCAGAGATTCTAATACATATTGGATTAGATACTGTTAACTTAGATGGAAAAGGTTTTACTGCCCATGTTAATGATGGAGATAGAGTAAAAGTCGGCGATACATTAATGAGCTTTGATATAGCACTCATTGAAGAAAATGCTTCCAGTAGTATTACACCTATCATCATTTCCAATACTGCTGATGTACGAGAAGTTAAAACTCTTAAAGCAACGAAAGTAATAGCTGGCGAGAATCAGATTTTACAAGTAGTTAACTAG
- a CDS encoding spore germination protein — protein MDFINQVDELKKKNKDLKVKAIVINGTLYDVIGFESLVDFSKTWKMIDTLVHEEDENQSGKYTFRSEKMPWEKLQSSKLIQALYEGKLVVWNRNREVSLIIDPFSQSLYRSIDVPVNESIIYGSKDAFTENSQQNIGLMRSKYRSKDVEVITTQHGKRNRRFSFIMLKGTTEEKMVQKIKKKIEGYPNEIKQLKDIHVALGFSKFDLITRISSTELPENAIEYLEQGKIVFFMDGYPFALVLFNTVFDVFKQPSDSNYLSVFVYALYALRIIGILIALLLPGLYVALITINPEMLKIQLALSITESRQFVPYPAFIEIMIMLLLIELITEAAVRLPLSISNTIGVVGGIILGQAIVEASLVSGVLIIVIAATTIANGIIISFENGVTLRLMKYVIVIFSALFGILGHVIGLLVLCAYIARITNFGVPYVRWKKEGIQSENQ, from the coding sequence ATGGATTTCATCAACCAGGTAGATGAACTAAAAAAGAAAAACAAAGATTTGAAAGTGAAGGCGATTGTAATAAATGGTACTCTTTATGACGTCATAGGTTTTGAAAGCTTGGTGGACTTTTCTAAAACTTGGAAAATGATTGATACATTAGTTCATGAGGAAGATGAGAATCAATCAGGGAAATATACTTTTCGTTCAGAAAAAATGCCATGGGAGAAACTTCAATCCAGTAAACTGATTCAAGCTTTGTATGAAGGGAAATTAGTTGTTTGGAATCGTAATAGAGAAGTGTCTCTAATTATTGATCCATTCTCACAATCTTTATATCGAAGTATAGATGTACCTGTGAATGAGTCAATTATTTATGGTTCAAAGGATGCTTTTACAGAAAATAGTCAACAAAACATTGGACTAATGCGTAGTAAGTATCGATCAAAGGATGTTGAAGTAATCACAACCCAACATGGTAAAAGAAATCGTCGTTTTTCTTTTATTATGTTAAAGGGAACCACAGAAGAAAAAATGGTACAAAAAATCAAGAAGAAAATTGAGGGATATCCAAATGAAATTAAACAGTTGAAAGATATTCATGTTGCACTTGGATTTTCAAAGTTTGATTTAATTACACGTATATCTTCTACGGAATTACCAGAAAATGCAATAGAATATTTAGAGCAAGGAAAAATTGTTTTTTTTATGGATGGCTACCCGTTTGCATTGGTATTATTCAATACAGTTTTTGATGTATTCAAACAGCCAAGTGATAGTAATTATTTAAGTGTATTTGTTTATGCCTTGTATGCTTTACGTATTATAGGGATTTTGATTGCACTTCTTTTACCTGGATTATATGTTGCCTTGATAACAATCAATCCCGAAATGTTAAAAATTCAATTAGCACTTTCCATAACAGAAAGCAGGCAATTTGTACCTTACCCTGCTTTCATAGAAATAATGATTATGTTATTACTAATTGAATTAATTACGGAAGCTGCAGTACGTTTACCACTTTCCATATCTAATACGATTGGAGTTGTTGGTGGAATCATTTTGGGGCAAGCAATTGTAGAAGCAAGTCTAGTGAGTGGAGTATTGATCATCGTTATTGCTGCAACCACTATTGCCAATGGAATAATTATAAGTTTTGAGAATGGAGTTACTCTACGTCTTATGAAGTATGTAATTGTGATTTTTTCGGCTTTATTTGGAATTCTAGGACATGTTATTGGACTATTAGTACTGTGTGCTTATATTGCCCGGATTACAAATTTTGGAGTACCTTATGTCCGATGGAAAAAGGAAGGGATTCAAAGTGAAAATCAGTAA
- a CDS encoding PTS sugar transporter subunit IIB: MKHILLACSSGMSTSLLVSKMEEAAAKQGVEVKIWAVAQDKAFSELENADVLLIGPQMRFLKKKFEKAGAEAQVPIDVIDPVAYGRVDGEAVLNKAISLMS, from the coding sequence ATGAAACATATTCTATTAGCTTGCTCATCAGGCATGTCGACGAGTTTACTTGTATCAAAAATGGAAGAAGCAGCTGCCAAACAAGGAGTGGAAGTAAAAATTTGGGCCGTTGCTCAAGATAAAGCTTTTTCCGAATTAGAAAATGCAGACGTTCTTTTAATTGGTCCACAGATGCGATTTCTTAAAAAGAAGTTCGAAAAAGCTGGTGCAGAAGCTCAAGTACCAATCGATGTTATAGATCCAGTAGCTTATGGACGAGTTGATGGAGAAGCTGTGTTAAACAAAGCAATATCATTAATGTCATAA
- the celB gene encoding PTS cellobiose transporter subunit IIC, with translation MENNKFMQMLENFLLPIADKLNNNRYLSALRDGFMVALPLIIFGSIFVVIANLPFLDKLLGESAFAAYQDALGPASASTLSIMGLFVIIGIGYKLTEHYEGEAIYGGVVAIAAFIILTPQVLEGVAGVIPSAALGAQGMFLGIFTAFISAEFYRYFVKKDWMIKMPAGVPSAVAKSFSALIPIALTLTVFLVIRIAVSFTPFDTVQNFIYTIIQEPLTQLGSGLPATIVAVLLIQLFWFFGLHGQIIVNSVFDPIWYTLNEQNLSAFQSGIELPNIITKQFIDSFLVGMGGSGMTLAVVILIILIGRSRQLKELGKLGGPPGIFNVNEPIIFGLPIIMNPLVLIPWLIAPVVVTIITYISMSIGIVPKPAGIIVPWTTPPLLSGFLATGNAWQGAVLQAVNLLIVMGIWWPFLKILDKNYYENEKTSDSNSDSVKRTS, from the coding sequence TTGGAAAACAATAAGTTTATGCAAATGTTAGAGAATTTTTTACTTCCGATTGCAGATAAATTAAATAACAACCGTTATTTATCTGCTTTACGGGATGGATTTATGGTAGCATTACCTCTCATTATCTTTGGATCTATATTTGTCGTAATCGCAAACTTGCCATTCTTAGACAAACTATTAGGAGAAAGTGCATTTGCCGCCTATCAAGATGCACTTGGACCAGCTTCAGCTTCCACATTAAGTATTATGGGATTATTTGTTATTATAGGGATAGGTTATAAATTAACAGAACATTATGAAGGGGAAGCAATTTATGGTGGTGTGGTAGCGATTGCTGCATTCATTATCCTTACACCGCAAGTATTGGAAGGAGTTGCTGGAGTTATCCCTTCTGCGGCTCTTGGTGCACAAGGAATGTTCTTAGGGATATTTACAGCTTTTATATCTGCAGAATTTTATCGATACTTTGTAAAAAAAGATTGGATGATCAAAATGCCTGCAGGAGTTCCATCAGCTGTAGCAAAATCATTCAGTGCACTCATTCCAATTGCACTGACTCTAACCGTATTTCTTGTAATTCGAATAGCAGTGAGTTTTACACCTTTTGATACGGTTCAAAATTTCATCTATACGATTATTCAAGAACCATTAACACAATTAGGTAGTGGTCTTCCAGCAACCATTGTAGCTGTGTTACTCATACAACTTTTCTGGTTTTTTGGACTGCATGGACAGATCATCGTCAACTCAGTATTTGACCCAATTTGGTATACCTTAAACGAACAAAATTTATCTGCTTTCCAAAGCGGAATAGAACTGCCAAATATTATAACGAAGCAATTTATTGATTCATTCTTAGTTGGTATGGGTGGATCAGGGATGACGCTAGCAGTAGTAATCTTAATCATATTAATTGGACGTAGTCGACAATTAAAAGAGCTCGGTAAATTAGGTGGACCCCCAGGAATATTTAATGTAAACGAGCCGATTATCTTTGGATTGCCAATTATTATGAATCCATTGGTGCTCATACCATGGCTGATTGCTCCTGTAGTAGTCACAATAATCACCTATATTTCCATGTCGATTGGGATTGTTCCTAAACCTGCTGGAATTATTGTCCCTTGGACGACACCACCATTATTAAGTGGATTTTTAGCAACTGGTAATGCGTGGCAAGGAGCTGTGTTACAAGCAGTAAACTTATTAATCGTAATGGGAATATGGTGGCCATTCTTAAAAATCTTGGATAAAAACTACTACGAAAATGAAAAAACTAGCGATAGCAATTCTGATTCAGTGAAAAGAACTTCATAA
- the manA gene encoding mannose-6-phosphate isomerase, class I, which translates to MYQEPIFLEPVMQERIWGGQKLQELFGYESLYERAGEAWVISAHKHGPSKIINGPLQGKTLIDAWEHHGELFNKIYDSNEAYPLLIKILDANDDLSVQVHPDDTYAQEVEHESYGKTECWYVLDAEPGAELILGHHAETKEELNQMIDQGDWNQLLKRVPVAKGDFVHVPSGTIHAIGKGIVILETQQSSDITYRVYDYDRKDSEGNKRELHLEKAKEVTMVPHQDVKIKPSEEVQEDLSIRKLIETGYFTVYHWEIQGNVTKLLDKDFLQVSVVEGTGTIKIGDKKFTIEKGSNFILPQGIKKYELEGNAECIVSHPS; encoded by the coding sequence ATGTATCAAGAACCGATATTTTTAGAGCCAGTAATGCAAGAAAGAATATGGGGAGGGCAAAAGCTACAAGAATTATTTGGATACGAGAGCTTATATGAAAGAGCGGGCGAGGCATGGGTGATTTCTGCTCATAAGCACGGGCCAAGTAAAATCATAAATGGTCCTTTACAAGGGAAAACACTTATAGATGCGTGGGAACATCATGGGGAGTTATTTAATAAAATATATGACTCGAATGAAGCGTATCCATTACTCATTAAAATATTGGATGCGAATGATGATTTATCTGTGCAAGTTCACCCTGACGATACATATGCTCAAGAAGTTGAACATGAATCATATGGTAAAACTGAATGCTGGTACGTATTGGATGCAGAGCCTGGCGCGGAACTCATCCTAGGTCACCATGCAGAGACAAAAGAAGAATTAAATCAGATGATTGATCAAGGTGATTGGAATCAATTATTAAAACGAGTTCCTGTTGCAAAGGGAGATTTTGTCCATGTTCCAAGCGGTACTATACATGCAATCGGAAAAGGGATTGTTATTCTCGAAACCCAGCAAAGCTCCGATATTACATATCGCGTGTACGATTATGATCGTAAAGACTCAGAAGGAAATAAACGTGAACTACATTTAGAAAAAGCGAAAGAAGTGACGATGGTACCGCATCAAGACGTTAAAATAAAACCATCAGAAGAAGTGCAAGAAGACTTATCAATTCGAAAGTTAATTGAAACGGGCTACTTTACAGTATATCATTGGGAGATACAAGGAAATGTAACAAAATTACTCGATAAAGACTTTTTACAAGTAAGCGTAGTTGAAGGAACAGGTACGATTAAAATAGGGGATAAGAAGTTTACTATTGAAAAAGGTTCAAACTTTATATTGCCTCAAGGCATAAAAAAATATGAACTAGAAGGAAATGCAGAATGTATCGTATCTCATCCTTCCTAA
- a CDS encoding Ger(x)C family spore germination protein, which yields MKYNYWIKILSTLFILMLLSGCWDSRDINYRSMPIMMGVTKEEELYHVYYIIPVSVVSEQRNLAKVDGKGKTLVDAIEQIRKKIETTIDSEHIDFIVIDEKLGEEGVENIINTFMRMRDMPATPSVAFIKEDMNEYFELMISNFEEVGTPIFGFLEKQVGWDIYDPEVSLWEVYRGIHSHTSDIAIPLIGSNQDLTMDYLGASILKNGQIVDRISSVEVMIMNLLNDENVIKTFVTIDDTTNVELVERDVKYDYTVNGENIDLTIKLEFVVIVAEADDHLTDQDIQRMFEEKMKNVTLQLVQKLQEKQVDILGISDRLRKNYTNSELKNFLNELYPNINVNVDVEAVIENNGKIRNLNNDDFKDWEEDSVR from the coding sequence ATGAAATATAATTATTGGATAAAGATTCTAAGTACGTTATTTATTTTGATGTTACTCAGTGGGTGCTGGGACTCACGAGATATTAACTATCGTTCAATGCCAATTATGATGGGAGTTACGAAAGAAGAAGAATTATATCATGTGTATTATATCATTCCTGTATCTGTTGTTTCTGAGCAAAGAAATCTGGCGAAAGTGGATGGGAAAGGTAAAACATTAGTAGACGCTATTGAACAAATTCGAAAAAAGATTGAAACGACCATTGATTCGGAGCACATCGATTTTATTGTAATAGATGAAAAGCTTGGAGAAGAAGGGGTCGAGAATATAATAAATACTTTCATGAGAATGCGAGATATGCCTGCTACGCCATCTGTAGCATTTATCAAGGAGGATATGAATGAGTATTTCGAATTAATGATTAGTAATTTTGAAGAAGTTGGAACACCTATTTTTGGCTTTTTAGAAAAGCAGGTTGGTTGGGATATTTATGATCCTGAAGTGAGCTTATGGGAAGTCTACCGGGGAATACATTCTCATACTAGCGATATTGCGATACCGTTAATTGGTTCGAATCAAGATTTAACAATGGATTACTTAGGAGCTTCTATTCTAAAAAACGGACAAATTGTTGATAGGATAAGTTCAGTTGAGGTAATGATTATGAATTTACTTAATGATGAAAATGTGATAAAAACATTTGTAACTATAGATGATACAACTAATGTAGAGTTGGTAGAAAGAGATGTAAAATATGACTATACAGTAAATGGAGAAAATATTGATCTAACGATAAAATTAGAGTTTGTTGTAATCGTTGCTGAAGCAGATGATCACTTGACCGATCAAGATATTCAACGTATGTTTGAAGAAAAAATGAAGAACGTTACACTTCAACTCGTACAGAAATTGCAAGAGAAACAAGTTGATATATTAGGTATTAGCGATCGTTTACGTAAAAACTATACTAATTCTGAACTGAAAAACTTTCTAAACGAATTATATCCAAATATAAATGTGAACGTAGATGTAGAGGCGGTAATTGAGAATAATGGTAAAATTAGAAACTTGAATAACGATGATTTTAAAGACTGGGAGGAGGATAGTGTGAGATAA
- a CDS encoding GerAB/ArcD/ProY family transporter — protein MKISNLLIITYFFIVNIGLMFLLYPTLILDTVENGHWLVVLLHGISYILIIGLFLYGISKLKKPNILEHLPKNRWLVSIVVFIPLSLFLIGTVITAVRTYAEFTTVLFLNQTPILYVMILFIVTATYIGLGSMESIFRTAFLIMATSGFVIVIIFLLSFYNAKWYYIFPMKVDNIDFLLDIPFITGFLILSPTFLFLAFLPKKNKYNFKIIFWSSWFLIPIIFISAYSPMSVFGYEVARNFTFPYIEMLASVDVEWSIFETLTSLFGLSLLIYATLFLGMLLHILRMMYQSIFQVSNLHASIALVVIVIGITFVANMISTWEQVQSHTLWLVPFRFYSIISLLIFIFWIGRRQKHEI, from the coding sequence GTGAAAATCAGTAATCTATTGATTATAACCTATTTTTTTATTGTGAATATAGGATTAATGTTTCTTCTTTATCCAACACTAATTCTTGATACGGTTGAAAATGGACATTGGTTGGTTGTTCTATTACATGGGATTTCATACATTCTTATAATAGGGCTCTTTTTATATGGGATATCGAAACTAAAGAAACCCAATATTTTAGAACATTTACCTAAAAACCGTTGGTTAGTTTCAATAGTAGTTTTTATCCCATTAAGCCTATTTTTAATTGGAACAGTAATTACTGCTGTTCGTACTTATGCTGAATTTACAACTGTGTTATTTCTAAATCAGACACCAATTTTATATGTTATGATCTTATTTATTGTAACAGCGACTTATATCGGTCTAGGATCGATGGAAAGTATTTTTCGTACAGCTTTTTTAATTATGGCAACTTCGGGGTTTGTTATTGTAATTATTTTCTTATTGTCTTTTTATAATGCAAAATGGTATTACATATTTCCAATGAAGGTTGATAATATTGACTTTTTATTGGATATTCCTTTTATTACGGGGTTTCTGATTCTATCTCCGACATTTTTATTTCTAGCCTTCTTACCAAAGAAGAATAAATATAATTTTAAAATTATATTTTGGTCATCGTGGTTTTTGATTCCAATTATATTTATATCTGCTTATTCCCCTATGTCGGTATTTGGTTATGAAGTTGCAAGAAATTTTACTTTTCCATATATCGAAATGTTGGCTTCTGTTGATGTCGAGTGGTCTATTTTTGAAACTCTTACTAGTTTATTTGGCTTAAGTCTACTCATTTACGCTACTTTATTTTTAGGTATGTTATTACATATATTACGAATGATGTATCAAAGTATTTTTCAAGTAAGTAATCTCCATGCGTCGATTGCATTAGTAGTAATTGTTATAGGAATTACTTTTGTTGCGAATATGATATCTACGTGGGAGCAAGTACAAAGTCATACTTTGTGGCTCGTACCATTTCGATTCTATTCTATAATTAGTCTTTTGATTTTCATCTTTTGGATAGGAAGAAGGCAAAAGCATGAAATATAA
- a CDS encoding PTS lactose/cellobiose transporter subunit IIA, which yields MNQTQLTETAFQIILYAGNGKSSAMEAIQAAKEGNFTEADTLIQTASDELTNAHNFQTKLLHDEANGDKKDINLILIHSQDHLMNAMTIKDLAIEIIDIYRNK from the coding sequence ATGAATCAGACACAATTAACAGAAACAGCATTTCAAATCATCCTTTATGCAGGCAATGGAAAATCAAGTGCGATGGAAGCAATCCAAGCTGCAAAGGAAGGCAATTTCACAGAAGCAGATACACTTATCCAAACTGCAAGTGATGAATTAACAAATGCGCATAACTTTCAAACGAAACTATTACATGATGAAGCAAATGGAGATAAAAAGGACATCAATCTTATCCTTATTCATTCACAAGATCATCTAATGAATGCAATGACCATTAAAGATTTAGCTATCGAAATTATTGATATTTATCGAAATAAGTAG
- a CDS encoding BglG family transcription antiterminator, whose product MDTRLRVMLKEFIQAKSPLTSTFIANINHVTSRTTRDDIKKLNQQLHAHGATIQSIKGKGYQLSIQNEDEFHRFLTMEWNQESNSRNTPNTPEQRVKYIVRRLLFTMDYIKLEQLADEMYISKSTIQNDMKLVRQQLKPFELDIHVKPSHGIKIIGEEIKIRFCMAEFFVDRENDSHADVKPHYEFVTLPHHQLRMIKNIIIQQLDSHQMTLSDIAIHNLFIHIAIAVLRIRDGHPIDFNAAHMEEMQDMKDTKAYYVAEKIVEDTEKQLQLSFPKTETIYVALHLLGTKMVASTKIDSTDIESILDPSIYKLVVLSLEKIEEEMHLDISKDKELMISLGMHLKPAMNRYKYGMNIRNPMLSHIKKNYQLAFQAAVYAGVVIEEKTGITIDENEIGYLALHIGAAMERNKLKKGPKRCLVVCASGMGTAQLIYYKLKSKFEGKMEVVGTTEYYRLRDYPLDDIDLIISSIPIKEDIRIPVIEVNAIIEEDDLQHIQSFISGKETNLLSKYLHEANIFLNLEVASKEQVLKYMTVHLQENEYVDTDLLDSIYEREKIAPTSFGNLVAIPHPLTPKSEQTFISIATLKEPIVWADKTVQFVCLLSVKRNSQEDLQSLYETIGKIIDRPSIVQKLVQTKDKNTFIEIIKQV is encoded by the coding sequence ATGGACACTAGGTTACGTGTAATGTTAAAGGAATTTATCCAAGCAAAATCTCCATTAACGAGCACTTTTATTGCTAATATTAACCATGTAACATCTCGAACAACGAGAGATGATATTAAAAAATTGAATCAACAACTTCACGCGCATGGAGCAACAATTCAATCTATTAAAGGAAAAGGATATCAATTATCCATTCAAAATGAAGATGAATTTCATCGTTTCTTAACCATGGAATGGAATCAGGAATCTAATTCCAGAAACACTCCAAATACTCCCGAACAACGTGTCAAATATATTGTTAGACGATTATTATTTACAATGGACTACATAAAACTAGAACAATTAGCAGATGAGATGTATATTAGTAAATCTACCATTCAAAATGATATGAAGTTAGTACGGCAACAATTGAAACCTTTCGAACTAGATATCCATGTTAAACCTAGTCATGGTATTAAGATCATTGGAGAAGAAATAAAAATACGATTTTGCATGGCAGAATTTTTTGTTGATCGAGAAAACGATTCACATGCGGATGTAAAACCGCATTATGAATTTGTTACATTACCGCATCATCAGTTGAGAATGATTAAAAATATAATCATCCAACAATTGGACTCACATCAAATGACCTTATCAGATATTGCCATTCACAACCTATTTATTCATATTGCTATTGCTGTCTTACGTATTAGAGACGGACACCCCATCGATTTCAATGCAGCACACATGGAAGAAATGCAAGATATGAAAGACACAAAAGCATATTATGTCGCAGAGAAGATTGTGGAAGATACAGAAAAACAATTACAATTATCTTTTCCAAAGACAGAAACAATTTATGTCGCTTTACATCTTCTGGGTACAAAAATGGTTGCCTCTACCAAAATAGACAGTACAGATATTGAATCTATCTTAGATCCCTCTATTTATAAACTTGTGGTGCTCTCATTAGAAAAGATTGAAGAGGAAATGCATCTCGATATAAGTAAAGATAAAGAGTTAATGATTAGTCTAGGGATGCATCTAAAGCCAGCGATGAATCGATACAAGTATGGAATGAATATTCGCAATCCTATGCTTTCACATATTAAGAAAAACTACCAACTCGCTTTTCAAGCTGCCGTCTATGCAGGAGTTGTCATCGAAGAGAAAACAGGTATAACAATTGATGAAAATGAAATCGGTTACCTTGCGCTACACATTGGTGCAGCAATGGAAAGAAACAAATTAAAAAAAGGACCAAAGCGTTGCCTAGTTGTGTGTGCATCTGGTATGGGTACTGCGCAATTAATTTATTATAAACTCAAATCAAAGTTTGAAGGAAAAATGGAAGTGGTGGGTACTACCGAATATTATCGTTTACGTGATTACCCACTTGATGATATCGACCTGATTATTTCCTCTATTCCTATTAAGGAAGATATACGAATTCCAGTCATTGAAGTCAATGCAATAATTGAAGAAGATGATTTACAACATATTCAATCATTTATATCTGGCAAAGAAACAAATCTACTATCCAAATATTTGCATGAGGCGAATATCTTTTTAAACTTAGAAGTTGCTTCTAAAGAACAAGTACTAAAGTATATGACCGTACACCTCCAAGAGAACGAATACGTAGACACAGATCTTTTAGATTCCATTTATGAACGAGAAAAAATTGCACCGACCTCATTTGGAAATCTAGTGGCTATTCCACATCCACTAACACCGAAGTCGGAGCAAACTTTCATTTCTATCGCAACGTTAAAAGAACCTATTGTATGGGCAGATAAAACTGTACAATTTGTTTGTCTATTAAGCGTAAAAAGAAACAGTCAGGAGGATTTACAATCCCTATACGAAACCATCGGGAAAATCATCGACCGCCCTTCTATTGTCCAAAAGCTTGTGCAAACAAAGGATAAGAATACGTTTATAGAGATAATTAAGCAAGTTTAA